Proteins encoded within one genomic window of Tigriopus californicus strain San Diego chromosome 12, Tcal_SD_v2.1, whole genome shotgun sequence:
- the LOC131891768 gene encoding small ribosomal subunit protein eS4-like isoform X2: MVRGPKKHMKRLSAPKTWMLDKLGGVFTTRPSSGPHKLRESMPISLFLRNRLRYALTSKEVMTIMKQRLIKIDGKVRTDHKFPAGFMDVIQIDKTGENFRLIYDVKGRFTIHRITDQEAKYKLCRVKAVKTGPKNVPYLYTSDGRTIRYPDPVVKVNDSIRVDINTNKIMDFIKFEAGNLCMVTGGRNTGRVGTIMHRERHPGSFDIVHVKDANGHTFATRLGYIFVIGKGSKPYISLPKGGGVKLTIAEERDKRILQKS; the protein is encoded by the exons ATGGTGCGCGGTCCCAAGAAGCACATGAAGCGTCTGTCGGCGCCCAAGACATGGATGCTGGACAAGTTGGGAGGCGTGTTCACTACCCGCCCATCGTCCGGCCCCCACAAGCTCCGAGAGTCCATGCCcatttctctcttcctccGGAATCGACTCCGTTATGCACTCACCA GCAAGGAGGTGATGACCATTATGAAGCAACGTCTCATCAAGATCGACGGCAAGGTCCGCACTGACCACAAGTTCCCCGCCGGCTTCATGGACGTCATCCAGATTGACAAGACCGGCGAGAACTTCCGCCTCATCTACGACGTGAAGGGACGCTTCACCATCCACCGGATCACCGACCAAGAAGCCAAGTATAAGCTCTGTCGCGTGAAGGCCGTCAAGACCGGACCCAAAAACGTGCCCTAC TTGTACACCAGTGATGGTCGCACCATCCGATACCCCGATCCCGTGGTCAAGGTCAACGACAGCATCCGCGTCGACATCAACACCAACAAGATCATGGACTTCATCAAGTTCGAGGCCGGCAATCTGTGCATGGTCACCGGTGGTCGCAACACAGGACGAGTGGGTACCATCATGCACCGAGAGCGACATCCCGGATCCTTCGACATTGTCCACGTCAAGGATGCCAATGGTCACACCTTCGCCACCCGATTGGGCTACATCTTCGTGATCGGCAAGGGATCCAAGCCGTACATCTCGCTGCCAAAGGGCGGCGGAGTCAAGTTGACCATCGCCGAGGAGCGAGACAAGCGCATCCTGCAGAAGAGCTAA
- the LOC131891768 gene encoding small ribosomal subunit protein eS4-like isoform X1 has translation MVRGPKKHMKRLSAPKTWMLDKLGGVFTTRPSSGPHKLRESMPISLFLRNRLRYALTSKEVMTIMKQRLIKIDGKVRTDHKFPAGFMDVIQIDKTGENFRLIYDVKGRFTIHRITDQEAKYKLCRVKAVKTGPKNVPYLYTSDGRTIRYPDPIHRITDQEAKYKLCRVKAVKTGPKNVPYLYTSDGRTIRYPDPVVKVNDSIRVDINTNKIMDFIKFEAGNLCMVTGGRNTGRVGTIMHRERHPGSFDIVHVKDANGHTFATRLGYIFVIGKGSKPYISLPKGGGVKLTIAEERDKRILQKS, from the exons ATGGTGCGCGGTCCCAAGAAGCACATGAAGCGTCTGTCGGCGCCCAAGACATGGATGCTGGACAAGTTGGGAGGCGTGTTCACTACCCGCCCATCGTCCGGCCCCCACAAGCTCCGAGAGTCCATGCCcatttctctcttcctccGGAATCGACTCCGTTATGCACTCACCA GCAAGGAGGTGATGACCATTATGAAGCAACGTCTCATCAAGATCGACGGCAAGGTCCGCACTGACCACAAGTTCCCCGCCGGCTTCATGGACGTCATCCAGATTGACAAGACCGGCGAGAACTTCCGCCTCATCTACGACGTGAAGGGACGCTTCACCATCCACCGGATCACCGACCAAGAAGCCAAGTATAAGCTCTGTCGCGTGAAGGCCGTCAAGACCGGACCCAAAAACGTGCCCTACCTGTACACCAGTGATGGTCGCACCATCCGATACCCCGATCCCATCCACCGGATCACCGACCAAGAAGCCAAGTATAAGCTCTGTCGCGTGAAGGCCGTCAAGACCGGACCCAAGAACGTGCCCTACTTGTACACCAGTGATGGTCGCACCATCCGATACCCCGATCCCGTGGTCAAGGTCAACGACAGCATCCGCGTCGACATCAACACCAACAAGATCATGGACTTCATCAAGTTCGAGGCCGGCAATCTGTGCATGGTCACCGGTGGTCGCAACACAGGACGAGTGGGTACCATCATGCACCGAGAGCGACATCCCGGATCCTTCGACATTGTCCACGTCAAGGATGCCAATGGTCACACCTTCGCCACCCGATTGGGCTACATCTTCGTGATCGGCAAGGGATCCAAGCCGTACATCTCGCTGCCAAAGGGCGGCGGAGTCAAGTTGACCATCGCCGAGGAGCGAGACAAGCGCATCCTGCAGAAGAGCTAA